The Lactuca sativa cultivar Salinas mitochondrion, complete genome genomic interval CAAGTCCTGCTATACCCAAACCTAACTTGCACTATACTATGAGTAAGGATGCGTAGTAGCGCAAAGAGCACTCTTTGGCCTTTAGATTAGAGGCGCTTCGCCGTCTTTGATTGGATGGAAACATCTATCTAAAGTGTGCAGTGAAGGAGAAGAGTAAATAGTAGGGGAAAGAAGAAAATGGCACATTGACATTCATCTTCCTCTCGAAGGGCTTTGAGAAGAGGGGCAACAGTGAAGATACCGAGACCGTGTCTATGGGGTCTTAGTAAGAATCTGTTGCAAGCAAATGCATGTAAGGGAGGAATGCCCGCATTAAGATTTAAAACTTGTCGTCTACTTGAAGGAAATGTTTGGAACAGGAAACTTACAATAATACAACGCCGCATTCTTCGAAGATTGAGGAACAAGACGAGATCTATTAAGAGAATGATTTATTCTCGAAAAAATCTGAATAGTTACATCCAATTACAAACTACACGAAAGTTGCCCCTTTTTCATGGAGATTTACCCATCACAGAGATGCATAGAGGAACAGAACGAACTTCATATATCCCTTTTCCACTCAATCCAGAAACAAGATCGGACGTTATTCCGGTTCGTCTCCATTTTAGTGAAACTCTTCCTCAAGCAAGGCAGCCGATAAGTCATCGAAGGCTTTTTGTTAATAATGTAATAGTCAGCATTACTTCTTTTCAAGTTTCCCAAGGTGATTTCATATCTTTTAAAGAAAATGATACTCTAATCTATTCAGAAATAAGGAGATCCTTCTATATCGAAATTTCAGTTTCTAAAATCATAGGAAAATTCCTGGATAGCCCGGTAAGAATGTGGAGAAGAACCAAAACGGAATGGTTCCGCTTACTTAAAACTAAGAGGGGATGCCGCCTACTACTGAAAGACCCGTTTTTGCAACAGTTGCGTTCTTCTATGCAAGACGAAGACTTAGAAAGAACAAAGAAGTTTGGATCCGAAAAAGTATGCTTAGGCAGTTCTTTCGCTGAGCACAAGAGAATAAAGAGGCATTTTTATCATTTCAAATCGATATTCTTATCGAAGAGAAGGAACGAAAAAACCCTAAATCTTACTACTAGAAAAAGAAGTCCTATAGTTTACAACTCTTCTTTCTATAGTAATTTGACCTCTTGCTCCACCCATCAGTCTTCTATGAAGAGAAAAATAAAAAGCTCTTCCCTATCTACTCATTATTCGGAGGTGAATCATAGAACACTAAAAGCTGTGCTATCTTATGGACCTAACATAGGTCACATCCCTCACGTGCGCCAAGAGCACATTCGATAGCATCCTCTTAAGGTTTAAAGATCCAAACCTTCTTCTTCTTAGCGGAAACGCACGTGGCCAAAACATCTAAAGATCGGCATAGTCGCTCATAGGGGCCTATCTATCCGGAGAGAGGATAGTATATATCTTGATTCACTATTTCCATTTTTCTTTTTATATTTCTTTTTTTTTCTCTGTCTCGTACGAAGCAATGGGAGGCAAGCTATGACGGCAGGATGTGACCTTGCCTTTCGCCCTGCTACCGCCGTTCTAAGTTCTTCTGACTAAACGAAGTTAAGACTAAAGTTTCGGAACTTAAGTTTGCAACTTTTTTCAGCAAAGCTTAGTAAAAATCCCTCCTTCGGCTACCTTGGATCAAGGGTAGAGATAGGAAGTAAGTCAAAGGTAGATCAACAAAAGTCTTAGTATGGGAAGAGTCAGAGCGAGGGGAGAGACTTTCTAAACGAAGGTTAGTCTAAGTAAGGAAATGGGCACTCTGCTCACATCGAAGTAACTGCTGTCTCCCTTATGGTCGACGTTCTCTCCTCCCATCCTCTCCTCTCCCTACCGGTCGCCGAATATAACTCTTCTTTGCCGTTCTGGTTGGCTTAGGGCGGTCGAACTCTCCCCTCCTCTCCTTAACAGTCGAGTGATTTCTCATTCTCTCTCCCTCTTTCTATAGATAAGCGGGTTCTTCGAT includes:
- the rps4 gene encoding ribosomal protein S4 (variant 1 within R-Z junction) encodes the protein MPALRFKTCRLLEGNVWNRKLTIIQRRILRRLRNKTRSIKRMIYSRKNLNSYIQLQTTRKLPLFHGDLPITEMHRGTERTSYIPFPLNPETRSDVIPVRLHFSETLPQARQPISHRRLFVNNVIVSITSFQVSQGDFISFKENDTLIYSEIRRSFYIEISVSKIIGKFLDSPVRMWRRTKTEWFRLLKTKRGCRLLLKDPFLQQLRSSMQDEDLERTKKFGSEKVCLGSSFAEHKRIKRHFYHFKSIFLSKRRNEKTLNLTTRKRSPIVYNSSFYSNLTSCSTHQSSMKRKIKSSSLSTHYSEVNHRTLKAVLSYGPNIGHIPHVRQEHIR